Sequence from the Nitrososphaerota archaeon genome:
CTTTGTGTTTCGAGCCATTTTCTTAAAGAGGCTTCGTGTAAAGTTAGACCGAAATAACCTACACTACCCTCTTTCAGGCAGGTTATGCCCCGTATGAGAAAGGCTTTAAGCCCCGAGAGTGTTTCAAGAGGCTCTGATGAGAAGACATCGAACCTACCTGCGAGCGTCTTAGGTAGAGGGTTGGCTACATCGTATTCAATATACTCTATGTTGAAGCCGTATATGCTGTTAACCCTACTTATGAACTCTCCAATCCTCCTATCTATGTCTAGAACCGTTATCCTTGAAGGTAGCTGTGTTAAAGCAAGAGCCACACTTAGGAGGTCATCATCTCCTATTAGGACTATGTTCTTACCGCATAGATCTCCGTAATGGTGCATGAGGGCAACCCTCGCTAACACATCTTCTCCTACCATATAGCCTTGGAAGTATTCGAGTGTTGGCTGTGGGCGCTCCTTAACGATCTCCTTAAACTTCTCCGCAAGGTCTTTGAAGCCCGCTTCACCTACTATCCGCTTGCCACCACATACTTCACACATTCTAGTCTTATATTGCAGCTCCTTTGGGTTGACGCTCTGTTTGCCCTTCCCCGTTAAATAGAATACACCTTTCTCTTCGCCGATAAGCCCCTCCTTATAGAGATGCCTTAGGGCGCCTATCGACTCTCTTAAGGTGCGGTCGGATCTCTCAAGTAGCTCCCACACCGTCTTATTTGAGTACGCTAACTCTCGCAAGATTTTGGCTTCTAATCTCTCCAAAGTCCACCCTCCTGATGAACCTCTCCTCTACAGAGGTTGGTTTAAACTCCTCTAAGAGCAGTTGGTAGGCTGTTAGAGCTGGCTCATCAGCGCCGCAAGTAAATATATCTAGAGCAATATATGAGTATTCGGGCCAAGTGTGCACGCTGATGTGCGATTCCCGTAGAAGATAGACGGCTGATACGCCGAAAGGCTCAAACTGGTGGAAGCAAGAGGAGACTACGTGTAAACCGGATTTAGCAACTACCCTATCCAAGACCGCCCGAAGGTGTTCAACCCGGGAGATCTTCCCAGAATCCACACCCCAAAATTCGGCGATAATGTGAATGCCCATTTCTGAACACCCACATTATCGTCGAACGGTATAGAGTATGGCTTCATCCATATTTATATTTTCCTATTTTTCCACCTCCTTGTTGGGAAAATTGTAGTGTTGTGATGTGAGGTGGTGGATGGGTTGGCTTACGAGAAGTGTAGCGAATGTGGGAAGGAGTTCTATGATTGGAGCGAGTATCGAGCGGAGCTTAGGCTTAAGCAGCATATGAGGGACAAGCATGGTTTAGCTGTTGAACAAAAGTGAGGCGCTACAGAGAGTATTTAGAGGGTTTGCGGAGAGGAGGGGGTGGGATTTGAACCCACGTGTATCCGCTCTGCAGGCGGACGCGTAGCCGCTCCGCCACCCCTCCCAATCATCTAATATTTAGAAAAGGGGTTATAAAGGCTTAGTTTCTACTTCTCAACCTACTTTTGTGTGTTGGGTGTAGACTTCTATCGCCTTTTCAACTGCTGCTAGTGGTGCTAGTCTTTCTATGCTCAGTAGG
This genomic interval carries:
- a CDS encoding bis-aminopropyl spermidine synthase family protein → MERLEAKILRELAYSNKTVWELLERSDRTLRESIGALRHLYKEGLIGEEKGVFYLTGKGKQSVNPKELQYKTRMCEVCGGKRIVGEAGFKDLAEKFKEIVKERPQPTLEYFQGYMVGEDVLARVALMHHYGDLCGKNIVLIGDDDLLSVALALTQLPSRITVLDIDRRIGEFISRVNSIYGFNIEYIEYDVANPLPKTLAGRFDVFSSEPLETLSGLKAFLIRGITCLKEGSVGYFGLTLHEASLRKWLETQRLLSKMNCVITDIIQGFSSYPMDYNTVNYEKFAYNLGFRTENNPGVNWYKSALIRFEVLSAPKLAYNKRMKVKIVDTKEDLTHPTLYPKLLRQLNIKDESG
- the speD gene encoding adenosylmethionine decarboxylase, translating into MGIHIIAEFWGVDSGKISRVEHLRAVLDRVVAKSGLHVVSSCFHQFEPFGVSAVYLLRESHISVHTWPEYSYIALDIFTCGADEPALTAYQLLLEEFKPTSVEERFIRRVDFGEIRSQNLARVSVLK